The window TATCTCTCCAATTGGAAATTTCGCAAGGGTAAGGTTGCCTCAATAAAGCCAACATATTTTCTTTCTATTTTTTCTGATGCCTATCGATCAATACTTCCATCACTTCATCAAGCTCGTAGCCTTTTGCTTCCAAGAGCACTAAGTAGTGATAGAGTAAATCAGCTGCTTCCCCCATGAAAAGATCTTTATTGTCATCCTTTGCTTCGATGACTATCTCTACTGCTTCCTCCCCTACTTTTTGAGCTACTTTATTGATGCCTTTGGCAAAAAGAGATGCTGTATATGATTTGTCGGTAGGATTGTTTTTGCGGTCTTTGATGATAGCTCTAAGTTCATCGATGAAGAAGGTCTTGCTTTTATTCTCTTCAGCAAAACAAGTATCATCACCTGTATGACAAACTGGTCCAACAGGCTTCGCTTTTATTAAGATGGTATCATTATCACAGTCAACGGTCAAGGAAACCACATTGAGAAAATTCCCAGAAGTTTCTCCTTTGGTCCAAAGTCTGTTTTTGGTTCTAGAGAAGAATGTTACTCTCTTCGTCTCCAAAGTTATATCCAAGGCTTCCTGATTCATATAGCCTAGCATTAATACCACATTGGAATCTGGATCTTGAATGATGGCCGGTACTAAGTCATTAACCTTCTTAAAATCTATGTTCAGTTTGTTCATATCTTATATATTCGAACCTGTCAACTAAATGTCAGTAATTCAATTGTATGTCTCTAAAATTTTATATAACCACATACTGCTTTGTACTTCGTACAGTCTCTTTGTTCTTGCTTCTCGATTCTCCCATCACTTTCTAATCGCTATATCTTCCCGACCAAGATAGCTTTTCAAATCCGGAATTGGAATTTCTTTGAAATGGAAAATGCTTGCAGCCAAAGCAGCATCTGCTTTCCCAAAGGTAAACACATCTTTGAAATGTTCCATATTTCCTGCTCCACCAGATGCAATCACAGGAATAGAAAGCATGGATGAAATCTCCGCAGTGATTTCATTGGCAAAGCCTGCTTTTGTTCCGTCGTGATCCATGGAGGTAAGGAGGATTTCCCCTGCTCCACGCTCACAAACTTCCTTTGCCCACGCTTGGGTTTTGAGTAAAGTTGGTTTCCTTCCTCCATGTGTATGCACAAAATCAATCCCATCTACATTTCGTGTATCAATGGCAACAACAATACATTGACTCCCAAACTCCAAAGCCATTTCATTAATCACATCAGGATTCTTGACAGCCGCTGAGTTGATAGAAATCTTATCAGCACCTGCATTTAATAGCACCTTCACATCTTCTACAGTCGATATGCCTCCACCTACGGTAAAAGGAATATTGATCGCTTTGGCTACTTTGGTTACCAATTCTGCCAGTGTCTTGCGTTTGTCCACTGTGGCTGTAATATCTAGAAATACAAGCTCGTCTGCTCCTTCATCTGAATAGATCTTAGCCAATTCCACCGGATCACCAGCGTCACGCAACTGTACAAAATTGACACCTTTGACAGTTCTGCCATCTTTGATATCTAGACAAGGGATGATTCTTTTAGTTAGCATTTTGGATTGGGGAATTGGAAGATTTTTTAATTAAAAGATTATTTGAAAGTTGGAAGGTTTTAATGTTATAAAAGCTTGTCCGCCGTGGCGGATTGGCTTGCGCGTTAGTAGAAGATTTTTAATTAAAAGAAGACTGGAATAACTAATCTTAATCATTTAATAATTCGCTGTTTGATTTTCGAAATTCGACATTTTTTTAATTTAGAATTTTTAACTCCTAATAATGAATCAATAATTAGATTAGAGCAGTCTCACGTCTCATATCTCATCTGCCGCCGCGGACAAGTCGTCTCGTATCTATTTTCTCAAAAAGCCGCTAACTCTTCAAGACTAATCCTACCTTCGTAGTATGCTTTTCCTACAATGGCTCCATAAACACCTGTCTTTTGGAGTTCTTCGAGATCTTTAACACTAGAAACACCACCACTGGCAATCAATTTGATGTTTGGAATTTCCTGCATAATTTCTTTATACAAATCAACTGATGGGCCTTGAAGTAAACCATCTTTGGCAACATCTGTGCAGATTACATAGCTGATTCCTTTGGAATGATAATCCTTGATAAAATCTATCAAATCCATTTCGGTTGTTTCTTCCCATCCCGAAATAGCAATTTTTCTATCTTTCGCATCAGCGCCTAGGATGATTTTCTCTCCTCCATACTTGGCAATCCAAGATTCAAATAGAGTAGGATTTTTTACTGCAATACTTCCTCCTGTTAATTGATGGGCACCTAATTCGAAAGCCAAAGCAATATCCTCATCCGACTGTACTCCACCACCAAAATCAACTTGTAGGGATGTTCCAAACGCAACTGATTTCAACACTTCACTGTTGATGATTTTCTTGGCTTTTGCACCATCAAGATCCACTAAATGCAATCTTTTGATGCCAGCACCTTCGAATCTCTTGGCCATTTCCAATGGACTGTCGTGGTATTCTTTTTTCTGACCATAGTCTCCTTGAGTAAGCCGAACACATTTTCCATCGATGATGTCTATTGCAGGGATGATATACATTTTGATTTTAGATTGTAGATTTTAGATTCAATATCGTTTAGATAAGACTATAAGTTGAATATATACTTTTCCAAAGTTGGGTTAAAAGTAAATACAAACATTATTTACAAATCTGAACTTTGGAAAAGTTACCCTAAACTAAACGACATTGATTTTAGATTGATGATTTTAGATTGGTGGATTGGTCTCGATCGCTATCAAGATGGAAGACTTTAAGAACTTGCCGTGGCGGATTATAAGATTGTTGGAAAGTTAGATGCTTTAAGGTTGGAAAACCTCCCTGTCTTGTGTCTCATGTCTTGTATCTTATATCTTGTGTCTTTTGTCTTATATCTTGTCACATTCTGATTTCACTAGACTCTTTTTCTTTTTAAATTGAAGAAGTTCAACCCCTTCGGGGTTGTTAAAACCATGAAGGATACTCCTTCCAAATTCCCCGCATTTCATACGGGGCTACTCAAGGTTTAACCCCTTCGGGGTTGTCTATATTGAACCTCCTTATGTCTTATGTCTTCTTTCTTGTTTATTGACTCTTGTTTCTTCTCTTCGAATTTCTCAAAAGACCAAGCTTCGTTTCTTACCTCTTTGTACATTGTACTTGGTACATGGTACAGTTTATAAACTCAGAAAATTCTTCAAAATTCGCTCTCCTACCAAACCACTTTTTTCTGGATGAGCTTGCATTGCGTAGAAATTATCCTTGTGCATCAAGCCAGCAAAATCTAAGATATAATTTGTCTTAGCTATGGTATAATCACTTAATTCACAGTAAAAGCTGTGAACATAATACACAAAAGATTCATCTGTGAGCCCCTTTAGTAATGGGGTTTTAAGCTCTGTTAAATTATTCCACCCCACGTGTGGAACCTTAAAATCAGAAATATTTTCGGGAATGAATTTTTTGACTTTCACTGGAAAAACGCCCAAACAAGCATTATCATTTTCTTCTGAATGCTCGCAAAGTAACTGTTGTCCGAGGCAAACACCGAAGAAAGGTTGTTTGAGATTGGGGATCAATTGATCCAATTGCTTTTCTTTCAAATAACGCATCGCAGTACTTGCTTCTCCTTGTCCTGGGAAAATCACCCGATCAGCTTTAGAAATAACCTCCAAGTCATCAGTCAAAACCGCCTCGACACCCAATCTCTCAAGTGCATAGAGAACTGACTGCACATTGCCTGCATTATATTTAATTACTGCTACTTGCATTGATGAATTTTAAATGGAGTATTAGAATTAAGAAAGGATAAGACACTTCGAAACCTCAGAACTCGTCTTTGATATCGTTCAATTTCAGAATGCAAATTTAGAAATTATCTCTGCTGTTTCACTCTAAAATTGATTTCTTATTCAAAAAAACTAGTTTAAAGCTATTTTTTTATTCTTCAAACTTTACATATTTCCTCCAGTTGTGCTTCTCTTTGAAACCAAGCATTTCGCGGATTTTTCGATTGGAAAATAAAGCTTCATGTTCATCCAATTCACGTGTGATGGGAACACCTGGGAAAAACCTTTCAGTTAGTTCCAGGCTTGGAATTATGGCGCCGTTGTGATCATTTCCTGCATTGAAAATTTGGAAACCTAATCCATCTTTCTGCAAACATAAATCTACAATTTGACCTAAATCTCTTGCGTCTATATAACAAAAAGCATTTCTACGTCTCACTTCTGGATTTTTAAAGTAATTTGGAAAAAGTTCAGCATACTCGTGAGGCTCTATCACATTTCCGATCCGAAGAGCATATATATCAATTCCCGATCGACGTTGAAAACTTCGTGCTGTTTGTTCATTTACTACTTTTGACAGGCCATAAGAATCCATAGGATCTACATCATAATCTTCTTCTAAAGGCAAAGATTTCGGATTTGTCTGACCATCCGAAAAACAAATTCCATAGGTGGTTTCAGAGGAAGCTATAATGATTTTTTTTATCCCAAGTTTGACCGCTGCTTCTATCACATTATAAGTACCGATAGTATTGACTCGGAAAGTCTCATTATCTGGATTGATCAAAATTCTGGGAACTGCAGCAAAATGAACAACTGCATCAAATTTTGGAATACCATTTCCACCTTCTAATTCATCTAAACCCGCATAAGAGCTCATGGCATTGAACATCTGCCCAGAATCGGTGATATCTGCAATGAGATTATCCACGCCAGGATGATCCAAAGGAGTCAAGTCCACATTCATTACGCGATGACCTTGATCTAACAAGTAAGCAATGGCATGTTTCCCTGCCTTTCCTGATCCTCCTGTGAAAAGTATGCGCATTTTTTTCATGGTTTAATGATTTGTGTTGGTTTGATGATAGATTATTGAGTCTTGTAATATTAACAGATCAGACTCAAAATATCGATCCCTTAAGTTGCTTCAAATATAATCTAACTAGCCAACTATACCCATTACTTTAATGTTCCATGAACTTTGTCAAAAATTATATTTTACTCTATTCTCTTAAAAATATAAGCACAATTTACCTCACATTGTGAATTTACTCTTCTTGGAAAAAGGGTTAGTTTGTTGTTTTGTTTATAGTCTTGCTCCAAATCTTCAATGATTAGACTGAACATTTCCCCTTGAAATTCCACTTCACAATCAAAAAAGAATTCGATTTTGTGCAAAACCGCCCAAAATCAAATTTCTGGACGGTTTAAATATTGCATTAAGAAATCAAGTTTCTAAGTCTTGTGTCTAGTTTCTTGTATCTTATGTCTTAACAATTTACTTCGCTTCTTCTGCAACCATTTCTTCTAAGACAGCCTCAATTTCTGGAAGAGATTGATAGAGTTGTTCGTAGCTTTCGATGATGAAGTATTTGTCCTGAAATTTATCTTTCCAATAGGGTGTGTTCATAATTTTTCGAACATCATATTCATAATGTGTTGGTTCGTCAGAAAGGCTGTACTTTGTCTCTCCAGCCGAGCTAAGGATTCCTGCACCATAGATTCTAAGTTCTCCATTTTCGCGAATCAATCCAAACTCTATAGTAAACCAATAAATTCTAGAAAGCACTTCAATCGCCCACTTATTCTCAATGTGCTTCAGCGCCAACCCACTTAGATTTTCCAAAAAATCAACATAAGGTTGATTGGTCAACATCGGCATGTGTGCAAATGCATCATGAAACATATCAGGTTCTTCCAAATAATCAAGTTGCTCCATTTTGCGAAGCCATGTTGAAGAGCAAAACCTTCTATTGTTCATCAGTCCAAAGAAAAGATCATCATCGATCAATCCAGGAACTACTTGAATTGCCCAACCTGTACTTTCAGCTAGTCTCTTATTTACATCTTCAAAATCTGCAATTTTATCTGCGGTGAAATTCACCTCTTTAATTCCATCAAGGTAGGCGATAGAAGCGGCTTTTGGAAGGTTAACTATTTGTCTTTCAAACAAGATTTTCCAAACTTTGAAATCCTCAGCTGTATACGCTGCATAATCTTGTTTCATCTGTTGAAGTCTAGGGTCGGTAAAGACCCAATCTTTGGGTTTGTTAGTCATTATATTTGGGTTATATTTTTTCGATATTTATAAGCTCACAGCGCGTAACTTTCATTTCTCCAATAATTCTACAAATCTAAGCATTGTTTGTCAACGGTCAACAGTCAACTGATAACTAGCTGATAATTATAACAATGCAAAGGTTTTTCTCAATGCAAAAGTCTTCCTAATTTGATCTGTCAAAAGCGCACTTTGTGCAAAATCTAAAGTTTGTTGTCCATCAGAATACGCTTTTTCTGGAATTTCATGTGTTTCATAAATAATTCCATCCGCTCCAGACATTACTCCTGATAGAGCCATTTGAGGAACGTAAGCCCTAATTCCAATTCCATGTGAAGGATCAACTATGACAGGCAAGTGTGATTTTGCTTTGAGAATAGGTACGGCATTCAAGTCCAAAGTGTTTCTACTCGCTTTCTCGTATGTTCTGATTCCTCTTTCACAAAGAATTAGTTTTTCATTTCCACCAGAAAAAACATACTCAGCAGATTGCAACAACTCTTCAATAGTCCCTGAAATTCCTCTTTTGATCATTACTGCTTTATCAACTTTACCAAGTTCGTCAAGTAAATTGAAATTTTGAGTATTTCGCGCTCCAACTTGGTAGATATCCACGTAAGGATACATTTCTTCAATTTGAGAAACCTGCATTACTTCGGTAACGATCTTGATATTAGCCTCTTGAGCCAAATCATACCATAGTTTCAAACCATCAATTCCCAATCCTCTGAATGCATAAGGGCTAGAACGTGGTTTAAATACACCTCCACGCATCATTTTGATGTTATTTTCCTTCAAATGCGTAATTACCTTTCTAATCTGATCTTCTGATTCTATCGAACATGGCCCTGCAATAATCGCCATGTCACCGTCTTTGATGAAAATGCCATTTCCCAAATCAATAGAAGTAGGTTTAGCTTTCCATTTTTTGGAAACCAATTTGTATTCATCCGATACAATGTGAATATCTTCTATCCCTTCTTTTTTACCTATTCGTCTGATATCAAAATCCTTTTTTCCTATCCCTACTAAATAGTCTCCAAGTTGGGTTTTCACCTCCGTGATTTTGTATCCTATTTGATTGACTTCCGCAATTAAAGCTTCTTTTTGCGCGTCCGTGATATCTTGTTTTAATTGTATGATCATAATTATTGAATTACTGACTGAATATAAGATTTAATATCAGCAGATAAGTTTTTACTGTCTTTTACTACTTTGATGAATGCACTTCCGATAATCGCGCCGTTTCCGTAAAGAGAAGCTTTTGTGAAAGTTTCTGAATCGGAAATCCCAAAACCAATCAATCTTGGGTTTTTGAGATTCATTGCTTGAACACGTTTGAAGTATTCTACTTGCTCTCCTGAGATCCCAGATTTTGCTCCCGTGATACTGTGAGAAGAAACCATGTAGATAAATCCATTGGAATTTTCATCGATTTCTCGGATTCTAGCTTCACTAGTTTGTGGAGAAATCAAAAACGTATTGCTCAAACCATATTGATCAAATATACTTTTGAACTCATCCAAATATTGCTGCATGGGTAGATCAGGCAAGATCAATCCATCTACGCCCACTTCCTTACATTTTTTTAAAAATGGCTCCATTCCATATTGAATAATGGGATTCAAATAACCCATTAGCACCACCGGAATATTGACCGATTGACGCATATCTTTGATTTGATCGAAGAGCTTTTTTAAGCTCATACCGTTTTCTAATGCAATCTGATTGCTATCTTGAATTGTTGGTCCATCAGCAATAGGGTCAGAATAAGGCACACCAATTTCGATGATATCTGCTCCTGCTTCTTCTATCGCTCGCATCGTTGGCAAAGTATCTTCCAATGTAGGAAATCCAGCTGTGAAATAGATAGACAATACTCGCTCTTTTTTATTTTGAAATAGTGTATGAATTCGGTTCATCGGAATTTTAGATTGTAAATTTTAGATAGCAGATTTTAGATTGAAACAATTGAAAATAGGTTTAAAGTTTAAGCTTAAATTCAGCATTTGACATTTTTTAATTTCAAATTTAGAACTCTGAATAATGAATTAAGAAAGGGATTCACACTTGATCCTTTATCTCATTCATCCTTCATCCCTCTACCTTCATCCTTTAATACCCTCCCCACTTGATATATGTATCTAGGTCTTTATCCCCTCTACCAGAAAGGTTGATCACAATAATATCATCTTTTTTGTACGCTATCATATTCAAAGCATGAACAGCATGAGCTGTCTCAATAGCAGGGATTATCCCTTCCATTCTGCTCAATTCAATACCCGCTTTCATCGCATCTTCATCTTCTACAGCAACAAATTCCGCTCTTCCAATATCAAACAAATGCGCATGCACTGGTCCAATTCCTGGATAATCCAAACCAGCCGAAATAGAATGAGGCTCTACAACTTGTCCATCTTCTGTTTGCATCAGCAGGGTTTTACTTCCATGTAGAATCCCAGGGGTTCCAAGTGCAGTTGTAGCTGCTGATTTGCCAGAACTGATCCCCAGACCTGCCGCTTCTGCTGCTACCAGTCTTACTTCTGGCACATTGTAATAATGAAAAAAAGTACCTGCCGCATTACTTCCACCACCTACACAAGCTATCAAAATATCTGGATTTTCTGTGCCTTCTTTTTCCAAAAGCTGCTTTTTGATTTCTTCAGATATAACTGACTGAAATCTCGCCACCATCTCTGGATAAGGATGTGGACCTACTACTGAACCAATAATATAATGTGTATCCACAGGATTATTGATCCATTGACGCATGGCTTCATTTGTGGCATCTTTGAGCGTTTGGCTTCCTGATGTTGCTGGGACTACCTTAGCTCCTAGAATCCTCATACGTTCTACATTAGGTCGCTGTCTTTGGATATCTAAAGCCCCCATATAAATCGTGCATTCCATCCCCATCAAAGCACAAACAGTGGCCGTAGCAACTCCATGTTGTCCAGCACCAGTTTCAGCGATAATTCTTTTCTTTCCTAGTTTTTTGGCCAGTATAATCTGTCCAACTGTATTGTTGACTTTGTGCGCACCTGTATGACACAAATCTTCTCTTTTGAAATAGATCTTAGCTCCATATTTCTCTGACATCCGCTTCGCGAAATACAAAGGCGTAGGTCTTCCCACAAAATCTCTCAAAAGAGATTGAAACTCCTCTTGAAACTCAGCGGTAGCCACAATCTGCTCGTAGTTATCTCTCAACTCCTCTATATTTGGATGCAGCATCTCTGGGATATATGCTCCTCCAAATTTTCCATAAAACCCTTTTTCGTCAACTTTAATCATTTCTATGTTATTTATGATCTATTTCTAATTTTCTAAGATTGAATCCACTTGGCTAATATTATATCCCAGCAATGAATTGCAGAGCTATTATATCGGTCATGCCTCAGGCATTTTAATCTTTATCTCTATTTTTTTTGGCACTTCTGTCTAACTTCTAGTCTCTCACCTTCTCCCAAAACTCTCCTATCTTATCAATGTCTTTGAATCCTGGTTCAACTTCAAATTTTGAATTGATATCTACTCCTATTAATTGAGGAATTTCAGATTGAAGCTTTTGTATATCCTGAATGTTTTCTAAACTCAAGCCTCCACTTAACAAGAATGGTTTTTCAAAAGGATAAGATTTGAGAATTTGCCAATCGAAGGTCTTTCCACTTCCTCCATATTCTTTTGTGAAAGTATCGAAAAGGAAATAATCAACATAAGGCAGATAACTTTCTAATTCCTTCCAATCCACATTTTCCTTGACAGAAAATACTTTGAAAATTTCTAATCCTGTTTCTTGCTTCACTGATCTTGTAAAATCCACCGATTCTTCTCCATGAAGTTGGATAGTGTGAAGGTCGAACCTAGAAATTGCCTTCTTTATTTCTTCAAGGTTGGTATTTACAAAAACACCTACTTTGGAGATATCCAAATCTTTTATAGAATCAGCAAAATCTTTTGACACGAACCTTGGGGATTTGGCATAAAAGATCAAACCCATCCAATCAGGATTGATTTGAGAAATCAAGCCCTTGATATTCTCCTCAGATCGCATTCCACAAACTTTCAGCTTCATTTTTCTACTGTTAACCCGGCAGCAGCTGCCAATAATTCTCTGTATTCATTCATGAAATTGTAAGCTGCCTGATGTGGTCTACTGGATTTCATAAAATTTTCACCTATCAAGAAACCTTCGAAGCCGGCTTGTTTTAAGCTCACCAAAGTATCTGGTCTTGAAATACCACTTTCGGAAATTTTCACAAATTCATTCGGGATTTTTTCTACCAAGTCATAAGACGTTTGTAGAGATACATCAAAGGTTTTGAGACTTCTATTGTTAACGCCAACAAGGTCAAGGAATTCATTGACTGAAGAGGCTAATTCTTCTCCATCATGAACCTCCATCAAAACTTCCAAACCAAGCGATTTGGCGAATTTGGCTAATTCCTTCAGCCTCTTTGGTTCCAAAGCTGCTGCTATCAATAAGATGCAATCTGCTCCAATCGATTTTGCTTCAATAATTTGATATTCCTTGATGATGAAGTCCTTTCTCAAGATCGGACAGAAATTGAATTTCCTAGCAGAAATCAAATCGTCATTTTTCCCTCCAAAGAACTCCTGATCAGTTAAAATAGATAAAGCAGATGCACCTGCTTGCATGTAGCCGATACTTGTTGCCTCTACTGAAGCACTTGGATTGATATCACCTTTTGATGGAGACTTTCTTTTGAATTCTGCTATGATTCCTGTTTTCTCCTGATCAGAAATGTAATCCTTCATAGATACAATGTCAGATTCAAAGTAAATACTCTTTTCTAATAATTTTATTGGAACGAGGCTACTTTTCTCCGCCACTTCTGTTTTTTTGAAAGCTATAATTTTATCTAAAATATTCATGTATTATACTTTTATGCTAGTGAAATAGATTTCTTTGGGTTGACCAAAGCATTGAATTTTTTCAGTGCTTTACCAGAAAGCAAGGCCTCTTTTGCCTTATCGACAGCAGCATTGAAAGAAAGTGAACTATCGGCTGTATGCAGCGCAGCAGCAGCATTTGCAATCACAACTGAATTCTGCGCTTCTGTTCCTTTTCCTTTTAGGATATTGTCAAATATAGCAGCAGACTCAGCGATCGTTTCTCCACCTTGAATGCTAGAAGCTTCAAGAATAGGAAGATTGATATCTTCTGGACCATACAATTTTTCCCCATCTTGAGATATCATCTTGAAGTCACCAGTAAGCGATATTTCATCATAACCATCTAGGGCATGAAGAATACTAAAACTGCCTTCCTGATATTGATACAAATATGCGTAAAGCCTTGCCAATTCTAAGCTGAATACACCAACCAACTGCTTTTTAGGAAAACTTGGGTTTACCATTGGGCCAAGCATATTAAAAAAAGTCTTTACTCCGAGATCTTTTCTTATGGGGCCTACATGCTTCATCGCAGGGTGAAAAAGCGGTGCATGAAGAAAGCATATTCCTGCTTCATCAAGACTTTTCTTGATCTTATCTACATCGTTGGTGAATTCATATCCGAAACTTTGAAGCAAATTTGATGAACCACAGATAGATGATACACCTGTGTTTCCATGTTTGGCAACATTTTGACCAGCTCCAGCCACGATAAAAGAGGCTAAAGTTGAAATATTGAAAGTGTCTTTCCCATCTCCACCTGTACCACAAAGATCCATAGCATCATACTCTGCAATATCCACTGGAACACATTGTTCCAACATCGCTTCTCTAAAACCACCAAGTTCATCTACAGTCACCGAACGCATCATATATACAGTCAAAAAAGCCGCAATCTGACTTTGATTGTATTCACCTGATGTGATTTTGAGTAATACTTCCTTAGCCTGCTCCTTGCTCAGCGACCGGTGTTCAATCAGGTGATTTAGTATTTCTTTCATACGAATTGGAAGTTTATAAAATTTTAAAATTGTGTCCGTAGTACCAGCTTGATGGTTTACTGACTGATTATTAGATATTTTGATTATTTACACTTTACTTCAAATCTTTAATCTTGTATCTTACCTCTTGTGTCTCATTCATCCGCCTAGCCAGTTTTTCATCATCTGAACTCCATGTTCGGTAAGGACTGATTCGGGGTGAAATTGAAGCCCTTTGACTTTAAACTCCTTGTGTCTTACTCCCATAATCTGACCATCAGGCGTACGGGCAATAACTTCCAAATCAGGACTAAGTGTTTGTTCATTGATAACCCAAGAATGATATCTACCGATTTTGAATTGCTTAGGAAGTTTCTGAAATAAACCATCCTCCTCTACAGATACTTCTGAAGCCAAACCATGCACTACCTCAGACAAATTTATCAAATCTCCACCAAAGGCTTCGCCGATAGCTTGGTGACCTAGGCAAATTCCCAATATATCTTTTTTAGCTCCATAATTCTTAAGAAGTTCAGGCATTATACCTGCTTCTGATGGAATCCCTGGACCAGGAGAAAGTAAGATCTTATCATAAACATCAATATCATACAAATTGATTTTATCATTTCGATATATATCCATTTCATAACCCAACTGTCTGATGATATAAACCAAGTTGTAAGTAAATGAATCGTAATTATCAAGGACAAGAATTTTCATAAATAAAATAGGTTGGAAGATTTTTAGATAGCCTCAGCAGCTTTTAGGGCGACTCGGAGGGCTTCTAATTTGTTGGAAACCTCTTGAAGTTCGGATGCTATCGATGATTTAGCTACTACACC is drawn from Belliella baltica DSM 15883 and contains these coding sequences:
- the hisIE gene encoding bifunctional phosphoribosyl-AMP cyclohydrolase/phosphoribosyl-ATP diphosphatase HisIE; translation: MNKLNIDFKKVNDLVPAIIQDPDSNVVLMLGYMNQEALDITLETKRVTFFSRTKNRLWTKGETSGNFLNVVSLTVDCDNDTILIKAKPVGPVCHTGDDTCFAEENKSKTFFIDELRAIIKDRKNNPTDKSYTASLFAKGINKVAQKVGEEAVEIVIEAKDDNKDLFMGEAADLLYHYLVLLEAKGYELDEVMEVLIDRHQKK
- the hisF gene encoding imidazole glycerol phosphate synthase subunit HisF: MLTKRIIPCLDIKDGRTVKGVNFVQLRDAGDPVELAKIYSDEGADELVFLDITATVDKRKTLAELVTKVAKAINIPFTVGGGISTVEDVKVLLNAGADKISINSAAVKNPDVINEMALEFGSQCIVVAIDTRNVDGIDFVHTHGGRKPTLLKTQAWAKEVCERGAGEILLTSMDHDGTKAGFANEITAEISSMLSIPVIASGGAGNMEHFKDVFTFGKADAALAASIFHFKEIPIPDLKSYLGREDIAIRK
- the hisA gene encoding 1-(5-phosphoribosyl)-5-[(5-phosphoribosylamino)methylideneamino]imidazole-4-carboxamide isomerase, which gives rise to MYIIPAIDIIDGKCVRLTQGDYGQKKEYHDSPLEMAKRFEGAGIKRLHLVDLDGAKAKKIINSEVLKSVAFGTSLQVDFGGGVQSDEDIALAFELGAHQLTGGSIAVKNPTLFESWIAKYGGEKIILGADAKDRKIAISGWEETTEMDLIDFIKDYHSKGISYVICTDVAKDGLLQGPSVDLYKEIMQEIPNIKLIASGGVSSVKDLEELQKTGVYGAIVGKAYYEGRISLEELAAF
- the hisH gene encoding imidazole glycerol phosphate synthase subunit HisH, which translates into the protein MQVAVIKYNAGNVQSVLYALERLGVEAVLTDDLEVISKADRVIFPGQGEASTAMRYLKEKQLDQLIPNLKQPFFGVCLGQQLLCEHSEENDNACLGVFPVKVKKFIPENISDFKVPHVGWNNLTELKTPLLKGLTDESFVYYVHSFYCELSDYTIAKTNYILDFAGLMHKDNFYAMQAHPEKSGLVGERILKNFLSL
- a CDS encoding NAD-dependent epimerase/dehydratase family protein, whose protein sequence is MKKMRILFTGGSGKAGKHAIAYLLDQGHRVMNVDLTPLDHPGVDNLIADITDSGQMFNAMSSYAGLDELEGGNGIPKFDAVVHFAAVPRILINPDNETFRVNTIGTYNVIEAAVKLGIKKIIIASSETTYGICFSDGQTNPKSLPLEEDYDVDPMDSYGLSKVVNEQTARSFQRRSGIDIYALRIGNVIEPHEYAELFPNYFKNPEVRRRNAFCYIDARDLGQIVDLCLQKDGLGFQIFNAGNDHNGAIIPSLELTERFFPGVPITRELDEHEALFSNRKIREMLGFKEKHNWRKYVKFEE
- a CDS encoding phenylalanine 4-monooxygenase yields the protein MTNKPKDWVFTDPRLQQMKQDYAAYTAEDFKVWKILFERQIVNLPKAASIAYLDGIKEVNFTADKIADFEDVNKRLAESTGWAIQVVPGLIDDDLFFGLMNNRRFCSSTWLRKMEQLDYLEEPDMFHDAFAHMPMLTNQPYVDFLENLSGLALKHIENKWAIEVLSRIYWFTIEFGLIRENGELRIYGAGILSSAGETKYSLSDEPTHYEYDVRKIMNTPYWKDKFQDKYFIIESYEQLYQSLPEIEAVLEEMVAEEAK
- the aroF gene encoding 3-deoxy-7-phosphoheptulonate synthase, with product MIIQLKQDITDAQKEALIAEVNQIGYKITEVKTQLGDYLVGIGKKDFDIRRIGKKEGIEDIHIVSDEYKLVSKKWKAKPTSIDLGNGIFIKDGDMAIIAGPCSIESEDQIRKVITHLKENNIKMMRGGVFKPRSSPYAFRGLGIDGLKLWYDLAQEANIKIVTEVMQVSQIEEMYPYVDIYQVGARNTQNFNLLDELGKVDKAVMIKRGISGTIEELLQSAEYVFSGGNEKLILCERGIRTYEKASRNTLDLNAVPILKAKSHLPVIVDPSHGIGIRAYVPQMALSGVMSGADGIIYETHEIPEKAYSDGQQTLDFAQSALLTDQIRKTFALRKTFALL
- the trpA gene encoding tryptophan synthase subunit alpha, which translates into the protein MNRIHTLFQNKKERVLSIYFTAGFPTLEDTLPTMRAIEEAGADIIEIGVPYSDPIADGPTIQDSNQIALENGMSLKKLFDQIKDMRQSVNIPVVLMGYLNPIIQYGMEPFLKKCKEVGVDGLILPDLPMQQYLDEFKSIFDQYGLSNTFLISPQTSEARIREIDENSNGFIYMVSSHSITGAKSGISGEQVEYFKRVQAMNLKNPRLIGFGISDSETFTKASLYGNGAIIGSAFIKVVKDSKNLSADIKSYIQSVIQ
- the trpB gene encoding tryptophan synthase subunit beta, translated to MIKVDEKGFYGKFGGAYIPEMLHPNIEELRDNYEQIVATAEFQEEFQSLLRDFVGRPTPLYFAKRMSEKYGAKIYFKREDLCHTGAHKVNNTVGQIILAKKLGKKRIIAETGAGQHGVATATVCALMGMECTIYMGALDIQRQRPNVERMRILGAKVVPATSGSQTLKDATNEAMRQWINNPVDTHYIIGSVVGPHPYPEMVARFQSVISEEIKKQLLEKEGTENPDILIACVGGGSNAAGTFFHYYNVPEVRLVAAEAAGLGISSGKSAATTALGTPGILHGSKTLLMQTEDGQVVEPHSISAGLDYPGIGPVHAHLFDIGRAEFVAVEDEDAMKAGIELSRMEGIIPAIETAHAVHALNMIAYKKDDIIVINLSGRGDKDLDTYIKWGGY